The DNA region AACTATTACCCCGGCCAGTACGAATTCCAGTGCCTGCACGGCATGGGCGAACCGCTTTATGAGCAGGTTGTAGGCAAAGTCGCCGACGGCAAGCTGAATCGTCCGTGCCGCGTGTACGCGCCGGTCGGTACTCACGAAACCCTGCTGGCTTATCTGGTGCGTCGCCTGCTGGAAAACGGCGCCAACACCTCATTCGTCAACCGCATTGCCGATCACTCGATTTCCATACAGGAACTGGTGGCCGATCCGGTCAGCCAGATCGAACGCATGGCCACCCAGGAAGGCGGGTTTGGTCTGCCGCACCCGCGCATTCCACTGCCGCGTGACCTGTACGGTGCCGAGCGCGCCAACTCCAGCGGCATCGACATGGCCAACGAGCATCGTCTGGCTTCGCTTTCTTCGGCGCTGCTGGCGACCGCGCACAACGACTGGAAAGCCGCGCCAATGCTTGGCTGTCCGACCGGGGCTGGCAGCCTGAGCGCTGCGTTGAACCCCTCGGATTCACGTGACGTGGTAGGTCATGTGCAAGAAGCCTCCCTGCAAGACGTCGACAACGCTATTCAGTGCGCCCTGAGCGCTGGCCCGATCTGGCAGGCTACACCGCCTGCCGAGCGCGCCGCGATTCTGGAGCGCGCTGCCGACCTGATGGAAGCCGAGATTCAACCGTTGATGGGCTTGTTGGTCCGCGAAGCGGGCAAGACGTTTGCCAACGCCATCGCCGAAGTGCGTGAAGCCGTGGACTTCCTGCGCTACTACGCGGTGCAGGCCCGCAACGACTTTACCAACGACGGCCACCGCCCACTGGGGCCGGTGGTGTGCATCAGCCCGTGGAACTTCCCGCTGGCGATCTTCAGCGGTCAGGTCGCTGCTGCGCTGGCCGCCGGTAATCCGGTGCTGGCCAAACCTGCCGAACAAACCCCATTGATTGCTGCCCAGGCTGTCCGCCTGTTGCTTGAAGCCGGCATTCCGGAAGGCGTGCTGCAACTGCTGCCGGGCCGTGGCGAAACCGTAGGTGCCGGGCTGGTGGGCGATGAACGCGTCAAAGGCGTCATGTTCACCGGCTCCACCGAAGTCGCCCGTCTGCTGCAACGCAACGTAGCCGGCCGCCTTGACTCGCAGGGCCGGCCCATTCCGCTGATCGCCGAAACCGGTGGTCAAAATGCAATGATCGTTGACTCTTCGGCGCTGACCGAACAGGTGGTCATCGACGTGGTGTCTTCGGCGTTCGACAGCGCCGGCCAACGTTGCTCGGCATTGCGCGTGCTGTGCCTGCAGGAGGATTCTGCTGATCGCGTCATCGAAATGCTCAAGGGCGCGATGGCTGAAAACCGTCTTGGCAACCCTGAGCGCCTGTCGGTGGACATCGGGCCGGTGATCGATGCCGAAGCCAAGGCCGGTATCGAAAAACACATCCAGGCCATGCGCGACAAGGGCCGCATGGTCTATCAGGTTGCCATCGCCGACAGCGCCGAACTCAAGCGCGGCACCTATGTAATGCCAACGCTGATCGAACTGGAAAGTTTCGACGAGCTGCAACGCGAAATCTTTGGTCCGGTACTGCACGTGGTGCGTTACAAGCGCAAGGAGCTGGACCAGTTGCTCGCGCAGATCAATGCCTCCGGCTACGGCCTGACCCTTGGTGTGCATACCCGCATCGACGAGACCATCGCCAAGGTCGTCGATAACGTCAACGCCGGTAATGTCTACGTGAACCGCAACATTGTCGGTGCCGTGGTCGGTGTTCAACCGTTTGGTGGCGAGGGCTTGTCCGGCACCGGCCCTAAAGCCGGCGGCCCACTGTACCTGTATCGCCTGCTGTCGACCCGCCCGCAGGACGCCATCGAGAAATCGTTCGTGCGCAGCGACGCGCTGTCTGCGCCGGATACTCGTCTGCGTGATGTATTGAGCAAACCGTTGCACGCGCTGAAAACCTGGGCCGCCAGCAATCAGCAGTCGGAACTGGAGGCCTTGTGCAGTCAGTACGCCGAGCAATCGCAAAGCGGCATCACCCGTCAACTGGCCGGCCCCACCGGCGAGCGCAACAGCTACGCCATCCTGCCGCGCGAACACGTGCTGTGCCTGGCTGACGACGAGAACGACCTGCTGATTCAACTGGCAGCAGTGCTGGCAGTCGGCGGCTCGGCCATCTGGCCGGAAAGCGACGTCAGCAAACCGCTGCGCGCCCGTTTGCCGAAGGACGTGCAGGCCCGCATCAAACTGATCCCGGACTGGAGCAAGGACGAAGTCGCCATCGACGCCGTCCTGCACCACGGCGACTCCGACCAGCTGCGCGCCATCTGCCAGCAGATCGCCCAGCGCAGTGGCGCAATCGTCGGCGTCAACGGCCTGTCCCACGGTGAAACCAACATCCCGCTGGAGCGCCTGGTGATCGAACGTGCCTTGAGCGTCAACACCGCAGCGGCGGGTGGCAATGCGAGCTTGATGACGATTGGCTGATGCCGTGCTTTAGCCAATAACGCAGAGCGCCACGAAAGGCATTCCCTTGCGGGAGCGTACGGAACGATAACCTCAACTATCGTGCGACGCTCCGCATCGGCATGCCGTTCTGGACGCTCTGCGTTAATTTCGAGCACGCGACGCGGCGCAGAATTGTGACGCGGAGCGTGAGGAACGATAAGCGTCCGAAAGAACACCCATCACGCGAATCAATCTTGCTACCCTCCCCACGCAACCCGACCTAGACTCGATCCATTCCAAGAATAGGTACGCCATCATGTCCGAGTCGCTGCTCAGTTCCCGAAATCTGGCTTTCGAGCTGTATGAAGTGCTGGACGCCGAGGGGCTGATCCGGCGTGAACGGTTTGCCGAGCACTCGCGGGAAACCTTCGATGCAGCGCTGGGGACGGCGCGAGCCATTGCGCAAAAGTACTTCGCGCCACACAACCGCAAGGCCGACGAGAATGAACCGCGCTATGAGAACGGCGAGGCCATTCTGATTCCGGAGGTCAAGCCGGCAGTCGATGCGTTTCTTGAGGCTGGCTTTCTCAATGCGTCGCGTGATTTCGAGGCAGGCGGCATGCAGTTGCCTACCTTGCTGTCGCAAGCCTGTTTTGCACATTTCCAGGCGGCCAATGTCGGGACTACGTCGTACCCGTTTCTGACGATGGGTGCCGCCAATCTGATCGAGAGCTTCGGCAACGACGAACAGAAGCAGCGCTTTCTGCAACCGATGATCGAGGGCCGTTTTTTCGGCACCATGGCGCTGACCGAGCCGCAGGCTGGCTCGTCGCTGTCGGATATTCGCACGCGCGCCGAACCTGCATCCGACGGCACCTATCGGCTGCGCGGCAACAAAATCTTCATTTCCGGGGGCGATCATTCGCTGTCGGAAAACATTGTGCACATGGTCCTGGCAAAACTGCCGGATGCGCCCGGCGGGGTCAAAGGCATCTCGCTGTTCATCGTGCCCAAGTTCCTGGTCAATCAGGACGGCAGCCTCGGCAAGCGCAACGATGTGCTGCTGGCCGGGCTGTTTCACAAGATGGGCTGGAAAGGCACCACGTCCACGGCGCTTAACTTTGGCGATAACGGTGAGTGCGTCGGCTATCTGGTGGGCAAGCCGCACCAGGGTCTGAGTTACATGTTCCAGATGATGAACGAAGCGCGCATCGGCGTGGGCCTTGGCGCCACAATGCTGGGTTACTCGGGTTACCTTTACTCGCTGGAGTACGCACGCGACCGGCCTCAGGGACGCCTGCCAGACAGCAAAAGCCCGGAAAGCAAGCCGGTGCCGATCATCCAGCACGCTGACGTGCGACGCATGTTACTGACCCAGAAAGCCTACGTGGAAGGCGCGTTCGACCTCTGCCTGTACGCCTCACGGCTGTTCGATGATACGCAGACCGGCGAAACCGAAGATGTCCGCAAACAGGCCCACGAGTTACTCGACCTGCTGACCCCCATCGTCAAGTCCTGGCCCTCGGAGTTCTGCCTGAAAGCCAACGAGCTGGCGATTCAAGTCCTCGGTGGCCACGGCTATACCCGCGAGTACCCGGTCGAGCAGTATTACCGGGACAACCGTCTCAACCCGATCCATGAGGGCACACAAGGTATTCAGTCCCTGGACCTGCTGGGGCGTAAACTGGCGCAGAATGGCGGTACAGGCCTCAAGCAACTGCTGCGCCTGATCTCCGGCACATGCGAGCAAGCGCTGGTGCATGAATCACTGGATGAACTGCGCCAGCCACTGGAGCAACTGGTCACGCGCTTGCAGGCTGTCACCCTCGGGCTATTGACTGACCTGGCGCAAGGCAGAATCAGCAGCACGCTCGCCAACTCGGCGCTGTACCTCAAGGTATTCGGGCACACCCTCATCGGCTGGCGCTGGCTGGAGCAGGCCATTCGAGCCGAACAGGGTCTGAGCAAAGGCAATCCGGCCGACAGCGATTTTTACAACGGCAAATTGCAAGCTGCCCGGTACTTCCTGACCTGGGAAATACCGGGCTGCCATCACGAACTGACGATTCTGGAAAACCGTGATGACACGTGCCTGGCAATGCGCGATGACTGGTTCTGATGACAACCTGGCGGGTTATTGATCAGTGAGAACTGAACAGGTCAGCCAGTGGGTCCTGTGGAAAGAATCGGTCGACCAGTACCTTGGCATCTGTCCCCAGTTTAAGCGCGTATTGCTCTCGACTGAACGGCTCGCCTGTACGCAGATCATAAAGCGCCCGCGCCTGAATGGGACGGTCAACCTCCTGTATCTGGACTTTCATGATGCGATAAAACTCGCCGCTCACTTCTTCGATGCTGTCGATCTGGAAGTAACATCCGGGCAGAAAGATCGATTCGGCCTCCTCGGGTGAGGCCGAGAATGGCGCAATCGGCGTAGCCCTCAGATAACGCCCTTTGGGCAAAACGAAAACCACCGAGGTGTCATCGAACGTGACCGGCCCAAGCATGGCGCTGGCCGGCGCACCGGCCCGACTGCTGGCGAAAGTACCCACCACATAAGGGTTTTCGCTGAACGAAGTGACATCGGTATTGACCAGCACATCCCCGACCTTGATCTGCCCGCCGCGGAACACGGCACCCGAAGTCCCTCGATCACCACTGCCGCCTCGGTACAACTCGACATCATTGTTGTACCCCACCACATTGATGTCATCGGCCAGCCGCTCTATCGCTCTGATCTGGTTTCTGCCCTTACGCTCACCTGTGCGCAGGAACCGGTTGAATTCCGAATCATCCTGGGTGTAGAGCGTGATATTGGCTCCGTGATAGTCGTCCTCACCGAGTTTGAAAACCCGATGTTTACCCTGCCAGGGGTCCCTGTACACTTCGTCGCCATCCGGTGAAGAGTCGGACTCCAGCACGTCATCCGGAGCTGGCTGCCAGATGTCCATGACCTCTTTCTGCCGGGCCAGAGCGGTTTCTGCAAAGTGCTGCTCATTGAAAATATCAGTTTGCAGATACCGGTCCCAGAACGTGGAACGCACCGTCACATAAGGTGTGCCCGCCGCGCCAGATGAGCTGCCGGACGGCCCCTGCACATCCATGGGAGAGCCGCCCTGCAAGCCGGGCGACTCTACCAGCGTCCACTGCCCTTCGGCGTTCAGCCGGACCGGCTTGCTGCCGATGAATGCAAACGGATTATCAGGATTGACGACTAACCAGCACTGCTGTTGCTCACTGAACATCACGCGGTACGGCAATTGCGCGAGCTTGATCCAGGTTTCGCCATTGCCCAGCGTATAAATGCCACGCAACCTGCCCTCGTCGGCTGAAGGCGTAAGCGTGTCCAGCAGCAGATTTCCTTCCAGGTTATTCAGCGGGTCAGTAAGCGGGTTGTCGCCCTCCATGACTTCGCCGGGGATCAACGCAACGTCCTCTTGCGCCACCCGTAATGGTTGGGACGTAGCACGTATCGACATCAATAGCGGCAGATTGAAAAGCAGATAAAGCGTGTTGAGAATCGCCCCCAACACGCCAGCCTTGCGTTGCGCCGGAGTTTTGCCATTGACCGCCTGATCGATGTTCAGACCGGTATTGGCAAGGCTTGCGCCAACCAGCGTCAAAGCGATTGGCCAGCCCAGTGGCGCAAGTCCGCCAAAAACCTGCAGAAACGCACTCAGATAACCGATCCACATCTGCTTGCGCAGGTCGGCATTGGAGTTCAGCAACTGACCCGCGTCGGCGGCCATGACCTGACGAGCGATGTCACGCAGGTAGACAAAGGGATCACCCACAACAGGTGCCTGACATTGATTGATAAGCCGAACGTCGACACGCCAGTCTTGGGCGAGCACATCGCTCACCCCGCGAAAAAACCTGGCGCTGTCTTTTTCTCGGGACGCTTCCCCCCGCAGGAAATGGGTCGTTATGGCCTTATTGGTCTGCTCGTTCATGAACTGACCCTTGAGCCAGGAGTACAAAGCGCGTTCGTTATCGAATACCTGAAAAGGCTGTTCGGCATCGGGCAGGTAAATCACCTCCCGCCCGTCAGCGATGACAATACGCAGAATGTCATGGGCCGCGATGCCGTTTATATCCAGCGTATGCACTGCAAGACCAGACGTTGCCGGAGGCGATTCCCGCAGGGACTTCAGCGTTGGTGCCAGCAATGGATCAGCAGTCACGATGCGAGTGACCTGTTTGAAATCCTCTGGCGACAGTTGACCCTTGCGCAGGCAATTCCCGGCTGCAACCAGATAGCGCGCCTTGGCAAGAATGCAGAAGTTTTCACTGTGCGTGTTCCAGAAACGCTCCATACGGCGCGAGTACAGCGCACTGAAGTCGAGCGTCCACATGTCTGCAAGCACAGCCTGCGGCAACATCGGCACCTCATTACGCTCGTCAAAAAAGCCATGATCCGGGCCATCGGTATAGAAACCGCCGTACAGAGAAAGCTCGTCACTGGCTTCCTGATCGTGGGCACTGAAGTGCTGCATGAGCAGTTCGATCAACGTCATCGACTGCAGCGGTTTCCCGGAATGCTGCCAACCGGTGAACGTGCGCGAACTGCTGCTGGCGGAACCGAAACGATGCCAGTACACCTTTTCAGGATTGAACGCCCTGTGGGTGTGCTGAAGAATGATCTTGCTGGCCGCATCACAGGCCAGATCGTGCAGATCGGGATAATCGAGAACAAACTGCCGCGCGCGCTCGCGCAGCAGTTTCTGATCGGTTTCAGGTATGTCCAGAGAGGGGGATGTCATGACGTCTTCCTGTATTGAGAAGTCATGTACGTAATCACTCACCGCACCGTTCGTGGCACTAACTATTTACAGCGCCACGTCTTAAAGCCATCAGCAGACGGTGACGGCTACCAGCCGTTTTCAGAGCCAGGCGTTATCTTCGCCCTGGCTTTGAACGGGAAGTAAAAGTCCACGGCTTGGTTCAGGTGATCGATATATAACGCGGACAGGACTTCATCAACCGGCAGATAGGAGCGCTCCAGCAGATCGAAATAGTCAGGCCGCAGCTTTCTCAAGACGTCTGACATGAGCTTGGGGCCGGTCAGGTCCGAAATGCGCGTCATGTAGGGTGTCATTCTGTCTCTCGAGGCGCTGCGCAAGGCTTCGCTGCTGCGGTCGATGAAGGGTCTGCGCGTACTGAAAAACGCCTTATTGGCCTGCTTTTCATTTTGGAAACGCGTGTTTATTTCTTTCAGGATCCTCTTCAGGACCGGGTTGTCCGGATGGCTGGCGAAATGGCTGTTACCCGGCCCGCTGTAACTTAATTGCGGCGCATCCAGACGCCTTCCCAGCAATACATCATTGGGACCTGCTTTCAATGGCGTGCCTGCGAAAGGGACGTCAATGGTGTCATCGCAATCAAGATAAATACCGCCGTATTCGTTGATCAGCCGATAACGCAGAATGTCCGACGCAGCCGCATAATTACGATTGTCCGAGTGCATGAAATAGTTGAACGCCTCGCCATTTTCGCCACTCAGGAAATCGGCAAAGAACGCGTCTTCCTTGAGTCTGGAAATCTGCATCTGCGGATGTGCGCTGAAGTAATCCACCAACTGCTGATGCGCCGTCGGATGGTTGATATCGATATGCAGTTCAAAGCGCAAGTCCGGGCTGGTGCGCATGTTGTCCAGCATCTTTTGCAGCAGATTATCGCCCGGCATGCGTTCGCCCAGCCATATGTGATGAACCACACGGCTGACGGGCTCGGCATCTGCAGGTAACCTGGGCACACGAGGGAAGGAATAGATTTCGAAGCGGCGGCTCTGTGGCAGTTTTGCCTCTACCTTCCTGAATGCATCTGCCGACCCGCTGTTCCAGACCCCGTTACGGTCCAGCCAGACAACGCCGCTTGAGGACGGATCAGTTCGCCAGCACGGAATATCGGCATCGTAATAGACGTTCCTCCTGATCCCTCCAATCTGAATGAAGTACTTCTCTACGACCGTCCCTTTTGCCTGGCTCAGGACTTCTTCGACCATGATCTGATCCAGAGGCAACTCGACCTGCACTTTGGGTCCCCAGCGCTGAACCTTGATCGCCGGCTCATCAGGTATGACCGCCACCACGGCGCTCTCCGCCTCGCTGGCCGGCGGCAACTGCGAACCATCGAAGCTCTCCCCGCCACGCAAACCGAGCTTGAGGTCCAGATCCCAATAGCCGGTGTCGATAGTCTTCACGTAGGGTCCCCAGACACGCGGATCGGCATCAGAGCGAATCCGGTACTGTTTTTCCTGTGGCACCCACTCGACCCGAAAAGCCTGATCATGCAGTTCGATGTAACTTTTGCCTTGCAGCGGATAAAGGCCCGCCACTTCCCCCGACGCCAGTCCTGGCAGATTTTGAGTCACTTCGAGCGCGCGCAACAGGCGGCGCATTTTGGCATCGAGCGAACGCAAGGCCGGCGGCTCTTCCCTGAACACCGGAATCGGCTCGACCTCGACAGCAGGGTCGATCGGGGTGGTTGGGCCAGAAACTTCGTAACCGTCTCCCGTCTCGTCAATCAGCCCGGTTTCGGCGCCAGCCTCCACCGCAGCGCCCTCCTCGGCAAGGATCGGCAACGCGTTCAATACCCCGAAGGCAATCCGCCCAAGCCCCGCCTGGCGCTCGTCCAGCGTGCGGCCATTGACCGCCGCGTCGACGCCCAGTCCGACCAGTGCAAGGGACAGCCCCGCGATGACCGGAATCAGTTCGGGAAAGACGATGGCAACGCCGCCCAGGACAGACACACACTCACTCAAACCGCTGCTGGCTTCCTCTTTCCAGTAATCGCCATGGCTGCGTATTTTTTGCAGCGCGTCAGCTTCAGACTTCGCCTTGACCCGATCCTTGAAGTGCGAGAACGGCCAGGGCTGCAGCGGCTCGCCGAACTGCACCAGTTTGCGCGGGTTCCACGCGCCGGTCGCGGCGTCCAGTAGTTTCGGGTAGACAGCGAAACCTCTGAGGGCGGTGGCAACGCCACTGTAGAAAAAGCCATCGACGTCATCCGCGGCATTGAAATGCCCCTCTAAAGACCGGCGTTTGCCCGGATCCTTGCACATCAGCGCGACCCAGTCCTTGAGTGCGTCGGCGTTGGCGAACGCATGAATGGGTGACGAGTTGCCGGGGATATAGAGCAGGACGGTCGGCGAATCGGCACTGCGGATGACCATGATGTCGACCGCGCTATAGCCATGCACGTGCAATTCGGAAATCGTCACGCGAGTGGAAATCGGGGCGGCAACAAAAGCGTCGAAACTCAGCTGTTTCCAACCCTGATCAGCGGGCAGCCCGAGCGCCTCCAGTACCATGTCCTTGTGCTCGGCCTTGAGCGTGTTTTCCTCCGCTTGCAGCCAGGCCGCCCTGAACAGACCGGCCTTGAGCATCAGGTTGTAGTCGTCGGCGTGCGCCTGCCAGAACTGGTTCAGATAAGCGAGATAACCGGCTTGCAGGTTGTGATCCCAGATGTACTGTTTGAACGCCTCGGCCGTCAGGCGAAGCTGGGTCGTCGAATCGTAGTGCTGCGGATCGGATTTCCGATACACCGCTTCATAAGCGACGCAGTCATAGGGCGGCAGTGTTTCATCCACGACCTGAGAGTCGAGACCGTCCTCATGATGGGGCTGCAAATGCCCGAGGTGATCAAACCAGTCGCCATTGCCCTTTTGCTGCCAGTTGCGCAGCAGCGCCTCGGTCAGCGTCATCGAGTGAGCGACATTGGCACGGTGAGGAGCGGGATAGAGCTTCGGGTCTTCGATATACAGCGTGGCGATCAGGGTGTCGTCCGGATCGATCTCGACACCCCACCTTGACTGGCACTCCTGTGCCACATCCCGCGCAGCAAGGGCGGCAGGTGACTGCAGGTTGATCGGGTGAAGCCGGAAGTGATCGCTGACCGAAAAGTCTTCACGCACCCGCGCCCAGAACTCTGCGTCAGAGTCATCATCGCCATCCCTGTCGTCATCGTCGAAATCGTCGAAGTTGTAATGCGCTGCAAATTCATCGTCCATGATGAAAAACCTTCTTGATGGTTGGAGCCCCGACACTAGGGCCCATGAAGGACAAGTCTGCGGTATATAGGTATG from Pseudomonas syringae includes:
- a CDS encoding dermonecrotic toxin domain-containing protein; amino-acid sequence: MTSPSLDIPETDQKLLRERARQFVLDYPDLHDLACDAASKIILQHTHRAFNPEKVYWHRFGSASSSSRTFTGWQHSGKPLQSMTLIELLMQHFSAHDQEASDELSLYGGFYTDGPDHGFFDERNEVPMLPQAVLADMWTLDFSALYSRRMERFWNTHSENFCILAKARYLVAAGNCLRKGQLSPEDFKQVTRIVTADPLLAPTLKSLRESPPATSGLAVHTLDINGIAAHDILRIVIADGREVIYLPDAEQPFQVFDNERALYSWLKGQFMNEQTNKAITTHFLRGEASREKDSARFFRGVSDVLAQDWRVDVRLINQCQAPVVGDPFVYLRDIARQVMAADAGQLLNSNADLRKQMWIGYLSAFLQVFGGLAPLGWPIALTLVGASLANTGLNIDQAVNGKTPAQRKAGVLGAILNTLYLLFNLPLLMSIRATSQPLRVAQEDVALIPGEVMEGDNPLTDPLNNLEGNLLLDTLTPSADEGRLRGIYTLGNGETWIKLAQLPYRVMFSEQQQCWLVVNPDNPFAFIGSKPVRLNAEGQWTLVESPGLQGGSPMDVQGPSGSSSGAAGTPYVTVRSTFWDRYLQTDIFNEQHFAETALARQKEVMDIWQPAPDDVLESDSSPDGDEVYRDPWQGKHRVFKLGEDDYHGANITLYTQDDSEFNRFLRTGERKGRNQIRAIERLADDINVVGYNNDVELYRGGSGDRGTSGAVFRGGQIKVGDVLVNTDVTSFSENPYVVGTFASSRAGAPASAMLGPVTFDDTSVVFVLPKGRYLRATPIAPFSASPEEAESIFLPGCYFQIDSIEEVSGEFYRIMKVQIQEVDRPIQARALYDLRTGEPFSREQYALKLGTDAKVLVDRFFPQDPLADLFSSH
- a CDS encoding acyl-CoA dehydrogenase, with the translated sequence MSESLLSSRNLAFELYEVLDAEGLIRRERFAEHSRETFDAALGTARAIAQKYFAPHNRKADENEPRYENGEAILIPEVKPAVDAFLEAGFLNASRDFEAGGMQLPTLLSQACFAHFQAANVGTTSYPFLTMGAANLIESFGNDEQKQRFLQPMIEGRFFGTMALTEPQAGSSLSDIRTRAEPASDGTYRLRGNKIFISGGDHSLSENIVHMVLAKLPDAPGGVKGISLFIVPKFLVNQDGSLGKRNDVLLAGLFHKMGWKGTTSTALNFGDNGECVGYLVGKPHQGLSYMFQMMNEARIGVGLGATMLGYSGYLYSLEYARDRPQGRLPDSKSPESKPVPIIQHADVRRMLLTQKAYVEGAFDLCLYASRLFDDTQTGETEDVRKQAHELLDLLTPIVKSWPSEFCLKANELAIQVLGGHGYTREYPVEQYYRDNRLNPIHEGTQGIQSLDLLGRKLAQNGGTGLKQLLRLISGTCEQALVHESLDELRQPLEQLVTRLQAVTLGLLTDLAQGRISSTLANSALYLKVFGHTLIGWRWLEQAIRAEQGLSKGNPADSDFYNGKLQAARYFLTWEIPGCHHELTILENRDDTCLAMRDDWF
- the putA gene encoding trifunctional transcriptional regulator/proline dehydrogenase/L-glutamate gamma-semialdehyde dehydrogenase, whose product is MATTTLGVKLDDPTRERLKAAAQSIDRTPHWLIKQAIFNYLEKLESGATLLELNGSAAKDSDDRGELAEDAGLQCFLDFAESIQPQSVLRAAITSAYRRPEPEVVPMLLEQARLTAPVAEATNKMAASIAEKLRNQKSAGGRAGIVQGLLQEFSLSSQEGVALMCLAEALLRIPDKGTRDALIRDKISNGNWQPHLGNSPSLFVNAATWGLLLTGKLVATHNEAGLTSSLSRIIGRSGEPMIRKGVDMAMRLMGEQFVTGETIGEALANASRFEAKGFRYSYDMLGEAALTEHDAQKYLASYEQAIHSIGKASHGRGIYEGPGISIKLSALHPRYSRAQYERVMEELYPRLLSLTLLAKQYDIGLNIDAEEADRLELSLDLLERLCFEPQLTGWNGIGFVIQAYQKRCPYVIDYVIDLARRSRHRLMIRLVKGAYWDSEIKRAQVEGLEGYPVYTRKVYTDVSYIACARKLLAAPEVIYPQFATHNAHTLAAIYQIAGQNYYPGQYEFQCLHGMGEPLYEQVVGKVADGKLNRPCRVYAPVGTHETLLAYLVRRLLENGANTSFVNRIADHSISIQELVADPVSQIERMATQEGGFGLPHPRIPLPRDLYGAERANSSGIDMANEHRLASLSSALLATAHNDWKAAPMLGCPTGAGSLSAALNPSDSRDVVGHVQEASLQDVDNAIQCALSAGPIWQATPPAERAAILERAADLMEAEIQPLMGLLVREAGKTFANAIAEVREAVDFLRYYAVQARNDFTNDGHRPLGPVVCISPWNFPLAIFSGQVAAALAAGNPVLAKPAEQTPLIAAQAVRLLLEAGIPEGVLQLLPGRGETVGAGLVGDERVKGVMFTGSTEVARLLQRNVAGRLDSQGRPIPLIAETGGQNAMIVDSSALTEQVVIDVVSSAFDSAGQRCSALRVLCLQEDSADRVIEMLKGAMAENRLGNPERLSVDIGPVIDAEAKAGIEKHIQAMRDKGRMVYQVAIADSAELKRGTYVMPTLIELESFDELQREIFGPVLHVVRYKRKELDQLLAQINASGYGLTLGVHTRIDETIAKVVDNVNAGNVYVNRNIVGAVVGVQPFGGEGLSGTGPKAGGPLYLYRLLSTRPQDAIEKSFVRSDALSAPDTRLRDVLSKPLHALKTWAASNQQSELEALCSQYAEQSQSGITRQLAGPTGERNSYAILPREHVLCLADDENDLLIQLAAVLAVGGSAIWPESDVSKPLRARLPKDVQARIKLIPDWSKDEVAIDAVLHHGDSDQLRAICQQIAQRSGAIVGVNGLSHGETNIPLERLVIERALSVNTAAAGGNASLMTIG
- a CDS encoding dermonecrotic toxin domain-containing protein, coding for MDDEFAAHYNFDDFDDDDRDGDDDSDAEFWARVREDFSVSDHFRLHPINLQSPAALAARDVAQECQSRWGVEIDPDDTLIATLYIEDPKLYPAPHRANVAHSMTLTEALLRNWQQKGNGDWFDHLGHLQPHHEDGLDSQVVDETLPPYDCVAYEAVYRKSDPQHYDSTTQLRLTAEAFKQYIWDHNLQAGYLAYLNQFWQAHADDYNLMLKAGLFRAAWLQAEENTLKAEHKDMVLEALGLPADQGWKQLSFDAFVAAPISTRVTISELHVHGYSAVDIMVIRSADSPTVLLYIPGNSSPIHAFANADALKDWVALMCKDPGKRRSLEGHFNAADDVDGFFYSGVATALRGFAVYPKLLDAATGAWNPRKLVQFGEPLQPWPFSHFKDRVKAKSEADALQKIRSHGDYWKEEASSGLSECVSVLGGVAIVFPELIPVIAGLSLALVGLGVDAAVNGRTLDERQAGLGRIAFGVLNALPILAEEGAAVEAGAETGLIDETGDGYEVSGPTTPIDPAVEVEPIPVFREEPPALRSLDAKMRRLLRALEVTQNLPGLASGEVAGLYPLQGKSYIELHDQAFRVEWVPQEKQYRIRSDADPRVWGPYVKTIDTGYWDLDLKLGLRGGESFDGSQLPPASEAESAVVAVIPDEPAIKVQRWGPKVQVELPLDQIMVEEVLSQAKGTVVEKYFIQIGGIRRNVYYDADIPCWRTDPSSSGVVWLDRNGVWNSGSADAFRKVEAKLPQSRRFEIYSFPRVPRLPADAEPVSRVVHHIWLGERMPGDNLLQKMLDNMRTSPDLRFELHIDINHPTAHQQLVDYFSAHPQMQISRLKEDAFFADFLSGENGEAFNYFMHSDNRNYAAASDILRYRLINEYGGIYLDCDDTIDVPFAGTPLKAGPNDVLLGRRLDAPQLSYSGPGNSHFASHPDNPVLKRILKEINTRFQNEKQANKAFFSTRRPFIDRSSEALRSASRDRMTPYMTRISDLTGPKLMSDVLRKLRPDYFDLLERSYLPVDEVLSALYIDHLNQAVDFYFPFKARAKITPGSENGW